AGCAAGATCATAGGCCAGTCAGATGCCCGAAGGATGTGTGGGTCGAATCAAATTTTGTAGAAAGCAACATTTAGAGATGTAGGATACTCCAATTTGGTCTAGGCAAATTAAAACGATTCATTTGAGTACTTTTCATTGCCCCACCAAGGAAATTTATAGATGTTCAATCGCTTGGAGCAGTCAAATGATGACTGATTTTACTTGCTATTGAGCTGCTGATCCTCAGGGCTTGAATGCTTAGACAGCCTCGTTAGGACACCGAAGTGCACAACTTGGCTGTGGAGAGGCTCTCCAGCAGAGGATTTATACCAGAAGCCATGGATAGATGATCTGATGATATCAGGGAATACACTCAATAGTAGAAGGAATGACCCAACTCTGCAAATAGTTAAAGCCCAATAGCCTCACTAGCTCAAGAATAAAAAAGGGGATTTTACTGATTGTTTTCGTATTGGCAGAAAATTTGAGTCTCGATTGTGTAATTACAGATTAATTTTTATTTGGTCTAGGGATCTGTTGTAAGTACTTAGATGTTAGGGATGGGGTATAACTGGTGTCAAGCTGATCGTGGGGTTGAGGTCAAAAATGAAAGACCAGTGAAAATTGAACAGTTTCGTTACAGAGAACTGGAGATTGCTACTGGGAGCTTTGGTGGAGAGAGCCTCCTTGGAAAAGGCAGTCATGGTTGTGTCTATAAGGGTGTTCTAGAAGGTGGAAAGCTTGTGGCTGTGAAAAGGATTTCTAGTGGGCTTCTAGAACTGAAGGATGAGAGAGCATTTGTAAATGAGATTGAAATACTCTCAAACCTGCACAGTCCTAGACTTGTAAACCTTGTTGGGATCAGCCATGATTCTGAAGAGATACTGATGGTGGTCGAATTCATGGCAAATGGCACCCTCCATGATGTTCTCAACAAGAATGGTAAGCCACCAAGTTGGCCAAGACGAATTCATATTGCCTTGCAGACTGCCAAAGCCATTCAGGCCTTGCATAATGCATACCCTCCTGTGATACATCGAGATATTAAGTcctcaaatgttttaattgatcaaaACTGGAATGCCAAGCTTGGTGATTTCGGTCTTGCTCTGAGGGGTCATCTTAAGGATATCCAGCTGAACTCTACGCCCCCTGCTGGTACCATGGGATACTTGGATCCATCTTACATTTCTCCAGCCAACTTGAGCACCAAAACAGATGTATTCAGCTTTGGAATTCTTCTCTTGGAAATCATAAGTAGCAGGAATGCAATAGATGTGAACTATGATCCACCATCAATTGTGGACTGGGCTCTGCCTCTAATTGAGCAAGATCAAGTTCTTCAGTTGTGCGATCCAAGGCTCAGACAACCCAAGAGTCTTTCTGGAATCAAACGGATTGCTCATATTGCAGCTTCTTGTATCAGAGCTGACAATGAAAAACGCCCCTCAATGAATCAGGTTGTGGATGAGCTTAAATTAGTCAGTAGAAGTTTTCCACTACCCCTGTGGAATGGTCTCACTAGTCGCATGAGGCAGCGTAGTAGACAGGGGAAACCCCATCTCACCAAAGGCAATACAAAGGAACCCTCCAAGAGACGTTTCTCAAGGACTACAGGGTTTCGTCTGAAACCAGTAACAGAAGAATGCACAACTTCTTCTGAACCAGGGATTGCAATGAGATGTAAGCATAGTAGAAATTTGATGGATTTGTTTAATGAAACAAAAGAATGTTCAAAAACTAAATCAGTAGATTGGCAGGTTCTCGCAAAAAGCAGTCACACTTTTATCAGTTTACCTGGTATCATTCAGACGCGCGAATTGTTTCTCAGATCTTCATCTTTGTCATCTTTTCATGACCAAGGAAAAAATTCTTTTGAGGACATACGGAGGGCAATTtctttgaatgatgcaaagaaacaTATTAAAGTGAATCCAGCTCTGCATTTGAAACAAGCACCTCAGGCGACAGTCTCTGTTTAGGTTCTTAAAGAAGACCATCCAGCATATTCTTCAGGTTCAGATGGAGAGGAGACCTAGACAAAGAATTTCTGATTTAGGTACATTTCTAGTAATTGAATTGCATTATATTGAGGCCATCCACAAATATTATTTCTTGAAGTTTGTACACAACATCCTGTTCCTGGGTCTTCCAAGTTGCTTCCTTCAATCTTCTTATGAGAATGAGAATAGCCTATTGTCATTTTGCAACTTCACCATATCTCAACATCTGTAAAGTGACTGGTTTCCTGCAGCATAAGtgtgttattttattattattgggTCAACTCCGTGGGTTGCCATTTGTATACGTCAGTCTTCTGCATTTTAATATAAAAAGATTCACATGATTTGTACTTTTTTTACTTCCGCTCACCTGATCTTTAGAGGACTGGAAGTCACTTTGCCAAATTTTGTGaaaacttcttttaattaactgaTAGTTTAAGTGCTTCACAAGTGAAAGGACCTTGCTATCCCACCTTAGATAAAACTGTTTATTTTAAATAATTGCTACCTGAGTACCATGAAAACGTTTCACCATAAAAATGATCTTCCTATCTTGTCTTAGGTAAAACTGTTCTCTGTGGGCATTCAGTGACGCTAATAATTTTAGTTGGTTTTAGGCTTCTGGTTTCAAGCAAACATGAGGGCATGCAATTCTATCACTTCTAATAGAATTAATGTTGTTTCTGGCATACAACAGTCAGCTACATGCAGTGCAATTTCAAGTGATATTTCTTATTGGTGCTTTGTATTTAAGCATGTTACCAATTTCTCACAGTTGTGGACAATAGCATGTCAAATGAAAATCATACTCCATAGAGCTAGTTGCTTTATATTGTATATGAATCAGTGTTTGAGAGTATCAACAATCAACTCTGTAGTTTGTTTCACCTGGGAGAAAGCACACGTGTTGGTAATAGGTGTAATACCCATGAACTGGATATTTTTGCATGTCACTAAATTTCAAATTGCATTCAGTGTATCGCATACAAATAATAGCAAAGAGTTTGAAGTTGAAGCACAAAACATTTATACATCAAGAGAGATAAGCATTAGCTATTTTGCTAGTCACATACTTACATTCTTTGAAGTAAAGTTCTTTAAGTTGAAGCACAAAACATTTATACATCAAGAGAAATGATGCAGCAACTTTATGGAGGCATAAAATAACACTGACATAGCAAATTGCAAGTTTCCATTAAACTCTACAGATAATTATTTAGCAGAGCTTATTGGAGGACAAGTGAGCAAttcttttttcatttattttcaatGAAGTTGCAAAAATGATAAGCAAAAGTCAAGTTCAACTGCCTAAGAAATTGCAGGAATAACTTGTCTTGAATTCCATAGTAAGATTTCTCAGGATTGTTTGAATTTGTTCTTATGCCATGTGAGGAGTTCTTTGGTGCTATATGAACTGTCAATATTATCTTCTATAGCAATATGCTTAGTAAGCAGACATGGATCTATAATTAGAATGCTGTACAtgacaaaattaaattcacaaaataGGGAAACTTTATAAGAGTTTCTATCAACAGCCACAAGGATCAATAAAACTTGCATGACCATGTTTGTGAGATTATAAGCTTTCATATTAATAGACTCTTTGATGCACTGAAGCTACCCTGAGAGATTCCGAAGTGATAGGTTGGAGGTCACAGGATGTGGTATGGATGGTTATGGTCATTATGGAGTTATGTACGGTGATTCCGGTCCTATAACTCATATGATTGTTGTAGGGGCACCAGAAGGAAGGCCTGCCTAATATTGAGGCAAGAATGAAGCTTCTAATTTAGATCCATAAATTATTAATGCAGTTTTTAGGTAGCAGGTTCTCGCATCTATCTGGTTATTTGAGAGAGAATGAGAAAAAGTGTAAACCTTCTGATTGGTAATGTCTCTGGCATTACTGGATGAGATAGAAAGttctattaataaataataaatccagaaaaattaaaagaattatGTTGCTTGTGATCTCTATGCATATGAATATGATTAAGATATGGGGCAAAATCTGGAGCCAGAATCATGAATAGCTGCAATGGACTGCTATATCAAAGGAGCAGTATACAAAACAGTGGAGCTCTGAGTAGTCAGCAAGTAAAAAAATGGCAATGATGATGTCATTTGGAGGGTTTGGCAAGAAATGAAATAATGTTTTTATAATAAGCACCTGTTCAGCTGATTTTCTAGGTCTACGATGCAAACTTGAAGACCTAGAAAATCAGCTGAACAAGTGCTTATTCTATATCAAACTGCTGTGTATGTGACAGAATATATGGGCAGATTGCCCGTGTATGAGACACATAGATGCCTTCTGTGCCGTGGATTTTATCATTTATGACTCGTTGCAACTGCAGCAATACTTTGTAGacattttgttgagacattttgcagAAAATAAATAAGCTCCAGGAGAATAACAGAAGTATATTTCATGTTTTCTACACTTCTGGAAGGCAAGTTTTTTGTGTGACTAATAACACTACTTTCTATGGTATTAGTGGCTTGTTCTAGTGAAATTACAGTCTAAGGTAAGATGTAGATGTGCTACACAGTGCTGCATTTTTTGCACAGTTGGCTGATAATTTTTGTAATAGTGAAACCAATTATACACATTCAAATGAGGGGATctaatgtgatgcaggagcatccgagTTCACAAGCAATCCTATGTCAACCAAAAAAATTTCTTATTTTTGTTTCACTTTCAAGTTTTGCCTTAGTTTTGCTTTGTTGCTGTTGGTTTAGTGAATTGTTGCAAGAGGCGAATTTCAGGTTGCATTTTTGGCTAAGTCAAGAATTCATCTTGTAGAAGAGCCAAAGGGTACCTCTAGGTCAAATTTGGAGGAAGCTGGATGCGAAATGGAGAAGTTAAGGCTAATGAAAGGTTTTGCCTCCTCCAAGAACCAACCGAGGTTCATGGTTCCCAATTCTTTCCCCTGCTTCAATCAGTTCCTAGTCGCATCAAGAGGGCCATATCTCTATTTTCTTCTAAGTCACATCAAGATTTGAAGATTCAATGTTTTCAGGAGTAACCGATTCTTCTAAGTCACATCAATGTGAAGGATATCCCATTGTCACTAAACTCAGAACCTCTGAAGACATTGCCATTGCAAGCTTAAAGAATATTTAGACTTACCATAAGAAGCTTAAAGAATAACATTGAGTTTAGTACTCTGGTATGCTACAAATAATAGAATAATTTGAATTGTTCGTATTGTGTAAACTTTTTTGTAATTGTCTATTGTTGAAGCTACATAATCGGATGGCCTAATAAGCTTCTCTAATCTCGACGCACCATGGTGCGTCTATGAGAAGATCAACTATAATGGCTCTCTTTCTTTAAGCCTGTTAGTAGATACTGGTTCTTTCTTAACAGTGGATGTTGTTTCTTCTCTTGAAACTTTAAAAAATGCATAAATCTTTTGTTGCAGAGAAATACTGTAGTATTTTCTTTGAAAGTATCAGATTCACCTCCACCTCAAATTGGCTCAAAACCAAACAGGGCAAATGGAAATTGGCTTGATATTTATGGAGGTTTACTTTTGACTATTGTCTTGCAATTGTACCCTTATTGACGCTAGCTACCATCTGCCGAGCAATATCCAAGCAATATCCAATTATTGTTTATTGCTCAGTTGGTGGAGAAGACAATAAGCATAAGTTGTTATGTAACTGTGGGGAAGACAAACCGGAAGCTTCTCTTAAAATGGAAAACTTAAATCCATTCAATATTTGTGGCATTTGTAAATGGAATGGAAGTGCTTACTATTCTTCAATTATTGCGAATAATTGTTTTTATTAGATATACACTTTTGATTGGATTTATGAATCGGAAGAGGGTTTTGAAAGGACCCTGATACCTTGTACGTTAAGAATAATCAACGACAACATGAGACTAGAACCTAAAGGTAACAAAACATAAATCTCAAGAAAACTCTAATTAAGCGTTTTTTATATTCTCAGAAAGagaagacatacttaaaaggaaCTATGAAAGTGGACCAGACTGCTAactcttggaaagggaaatggctttcTTGGGCGGGCAGATTAGTGATGATTCAAGTGGTGATATCGGCTCTGCCCATTTATCTTGTATCCATCCTATCTCTCACAGCAAGTGCCAATGCCTTCCTAATTAagaaaatgaggaattttttttggcaaaatacAGAGGAAAAACACAGAATAGCTCTAATTGCATGGGAAAAAATAATCAAACCTAAGGTTCTAGGGGGTTTAGGCATTAAGGACCTCAAACTGCAAAATAAAGCCTTAGGGGCCAAACTAGTATGGAAGTTCATAAAGAATCCCAATACCACATGGGCTAGAATGTTAGTAACCAAATACTTACCAGACCAAGAACCTCTCAATCTTCTAAGAGCAAATACATTCCCCAAGGGATCGAGAACTTGGAATTTCATAATTTCTTGTAGAACTCTGATTTCAGAACAACTCACATATGACATCCGAGATGGATTATCAAGCCtcttttgggaggattcttggggAGGCTACCCATCTATTTCAAGTTCTCTTAACTTTCCTATAACAGAGAACTGGCTTAAGTGTCACTAGGGTGTTAGAGTTGGAGATTATCTGATTGAAGATGGCTCACCCAACTCTCAAAGTTGGAAGTGGAAATCATTGGAAGGAGCTCCAACCCCAAGGAATGAACTAGATCAACTTGAAGAGCTCCTAAAAGCAAGAAATGTAAACCCGAGAAGAGGGAATGACTCTCTAATATGGGAATCTTCCAAAACAGGGCACTACAATCCTAAAGATGGTTATAGAGTGCTAGCCAGCAATACTGCTCAAGAGCAACTGGATATTCCGAAAAAGTTATTTTGGAGCTCTAAAGTCATTCCTAAGGCAGGGATCTTTGCATGGCTAGCCTATCAGAGGAATATTTTAACTGCAGAAAAATTCATAAAAATGGGGTATGCAGGACCCTCTAGGTGCATCATGTGCAAAGCTCAATCAGAATCAGTGGACCATCTACTTCTCAACTGTCCCTTTGCCTCCAAATGTTGGTGTTGGCTCTGTGCTAAACTTGGGCTGATCACAGCCTTGCCAAATGACATTAAATCCCTATTTCAAAGCTGGCCCATCCCAAGCAAAGAGTCCACCCTGAGCTCAATTATGGAAGTATCCCCTTCATGTTTAGTCTGGGAAATCTAGAAGGAGAGGAATAGAAGGCTATTTGATGACAAATAAAAAAGATTAGAAACACATTTAAACTCAATTGATTCAGTGATAGTGGACTCAATAAACTACAAGATAGCTTTCTCCCTAGAACCACCTAAAGCCTTTTCATCATGGGATGAAAGCATTAGGAAAAACTGGCATGGAATTAGGATTCCTCCTTCCTTTGGGCAAAAAGACAACATGAGAAAAGCGGCAACCTAGTCTCCTCCAAATCCTGGCTagattaaactaaattttgatggtgcttctagaggTAATCCGAGTCCttcaggcataggatatgtaatcagagatcatacaagagcaATCCTTGGGAAAATGGCAAAACCAATCCCCCCAGACACAAACAACATAGCATAATTCAAAGCATTGCAATTTGGATTGATAGAGTGCATAAAGCATGGTCTAAATAACATTCTAGTGGAGGGCGATTCAGAGATAGCAATAAATGCAATTAAGAGGAAAAAAACTCCAAACTGGAGATTGCAGGGAATCCTAGACAACATAATTGTAAGCCTCAATAGAATAGAAAGCTATGAAGCAAAGCACATCTACAGAGAAGCAAACTCAGAGGTAGATGCTCTCTCGAAACTAACTGCTCAAGGAACGTACATCTACAGGTGGGATCAGGGAATTTGGCCAATTGTCTCGTCAGACCATCTCTTTTGACAGGTAAGGACCTCAAGGGATATCAAGCTCAGATGTAAGAGCCACCTTCAGAAATATGTGAAAGCTAGTTAAAGCTTTGATCAACAGGGCAAACTTTAAAATTAACCTTGGCGGCTAAATGAAACGGCTATCTAAGTTCAAATTTTAATCTTATCTATTTCGGGTAGAGTGGGCCCATATTTAGTGATGTCACCTAAACCGTGGTCATGAGCTAAGTCCCTCGAATCAACTGCTGATCAAACTGTCAAATCCGTTTATGGTTTGTGTGGCCCGAATGAGAATTTTGGCATGTCGAGGACAAACATCCCCCACGACCTTAGCTAGAAAATTTAATGCAAATCTGCCCCACATCAATTAGTGTGAAAATCGTGCCAACCTATTTCTTCGCATTGCCTTCTGCAAGTTGATTTCATTCCTTGCCAATTAATTCCAGAGCTCTGGTTTTTAACTCCTCCTTTGCTGATAACTGCATTTCCAGTCATGTCTACAGAGCCCTCGTTCGGATTCATAATGAGTGTTTACCCCAAGCCCATCTCCTATTTTGGAGAAGACACTCCAATTTCTCTTTCGACGTCTACGCGCCAAGTCTCATTCCGAGAAATAACAAACCTGAGGTTTAAGCGCCTTCTTCTCTTCTCAGACTTCCCTCTCATTTTGGCAATCAAGATGATCTTGGGTAGTGGGCATCTAAATAGAGACGAGTATCCATGGGACAATACTAGCATCTCCTCCAGGTTTGTAGCATCTTTGCTGGATTTAAAACTGGCTAAGCAGGCCGTTTGGACCCTCACGAAGAAGATTTTCCCAGAGGAGGTCACCCAAGAGCTCCAAGAAATTCTAAATGAAGCAATTCATGATTCTGGGGCTCCTTGGCTAGGTGACAGAATCCTTTTCAATGCTCATGGCGAATTAATTAATTACTATCCTTTCCTACTCGACCTAAAAGGGAAGGACTTGGATAGGCACAGAGTATTTGCGGGAGTTGGCCTTGGGTACTGTTGACgggtattttgtacacaaccaaacacagaataaaatacccaaatggtaccttatcctctcttgattaaagcctctgaatgctgaagatatcgcgaaaaggatcaatcagggtgacttcaaggttcttcgttgtaggatctctacatgtggataagcaccagtggtcgttgtaaatgctgtttcttcaaggggtcttacgcactttcTGAGAAAGCTTGTCCGTGTCACGCTCTTTTGattgcaggaacaggattttcctaatactaacagattCTTAAAAAATAGCAAAAGATAAAGGTTTCAAGGGATGAATGCTAATCtcatcctaagaatgactcaatgtaggctagacttggtaagattccaccaatttcagtattgccaaggaattacaactctactggaattgatgcgatcttctaaggtgattagtgattttcaaatcatcaaggactatagatactatcataaagatacatatcaatatttcaataatgattgaatgttcaagcaatctcaatatttccagttgaccacacaaggcgtccttacaattagtaagaagctagtggtttggatatgaaactcaccaaagatcaagcacaacacttagtccttcaaacttaaatactacttcgactgaggatgattcaagaagataaacaaccatgaagatagccaagcattgcaataaaacaccataacttcaatattttattgatctcaaagccaaagggacaacaattgttcaaaattctctcttcactactcaatcttgctacacaataactttcttctctaagctctctctcttctctaacttctaactaccatcaaaatgaaaatgagtgagggtatatatagcatcctcaaatacaatgaatggcccagatcgaaagaagatcgaCGGctaagattttgacacctaaaccctaattagggtttgttacaaaaaaggtccccatttagatgaacattattaaatgcttagccaaatatttaattggcacaaatatcgaggaaacatagaccaataggttgccacatcatcctataacaacttctcttctagaactttgttccctttcctatgctctttcttagcatatccaacgaatctggacacaattccttcaatctcagcaataggaatctcaggaagattcttcattcgttcttccaagtgaataaCCTGATCAAAAGCAATGAGAAGAGctgtctcccatccaggttcaagttctttgatcttctcaatcagcaacatggtagtgaacatcaggtctcgttgctcatctgtgatgacgttctcctctttgcaaaagatgaccttgactctctcctccaactcttggatgtccacatctatctcaatctcgatccgcctgccaagaatagtacacacaattatcttcttcgcaacaggtgatggcttgccaatgtaggggacctcttgaaacttcttcacattgaagtttcctaagttggtgtcttcgatattactccatttggacacgatcctggtttcgtcattcttctgatcttccttgatgagagttgggtgactagtagatgctcctgcctttggagtcgccatcttgacacctacacaacatttcaaaattagttctcaagcattatatcttgaagtgtagaaattaagactcaaaaggaagatttaagattttaattaggaaacctcatgataaatatagagttatcatttcctaattaactcatcaatcacttagacttttctaaaaaaagtgtccaaaaatcaAGTCTTGACCAAGGATGTTaggatgatttcgccatacctcctcttgagtattaaactctaagaaatgatgcaagaaaaatggatTTCGCTAAGCAAAGTTTAGATCAAAGCCCTCTcttggatgaattgcgcctcctttagccttgaaaagaataaactccacttcTTTAGCTTTCAACACTTGAAAGAAATTCGCTCCAAACCAGCTCTATTTCGCACCTCCAattagctctccaatttcgcacttaaaaggatgattgaatgaatgATTAAACTTGATCAAAGCATCCCTATTATATAGAGCGCTTACCCCTTACTtcccctaggccgacttggcaaaaaggaggtaaaaaaataaataagatCTCAAAAAAGGGGGGCCGACTTGAAAAATAAAAGCAAAATAATGCCTTGAGTGCCCACCaatgaattttaatttaataaaaaattagttttaaatgcctccaaagtaaaattttgattttctcaaggcttaaaattaatttattaaatgccaaaatgcttttaatttaatgcgaatttaattttaattttccaaatgcctcGATTTTAGCACTTTTGGCGATCTAATGCAAATTGGAGAATATCAATTTTTTAAAACAAGGCTTTAATGAAGTTTGCAAATAATTTCGCCCCGGACCCTCTctaagggttaggagcgattttccaATTTTAGCCTTGAATACTTCACAtcttgacttgaaaatctcctggagggtaaTTTGATATCCAGTTAAGGTGTTGCacttcaaattttgacattttgcataaggaaaataggtggaaatgtcAATTTCACCTTGGACCCTctctaagggtcaggagcgattttttcatctTAAGTTATAATCCACCTTAGTTTGATTGTTGAACCCTCAACGTTACTTCTAAGATCCATTTCCTTGCATAACCAAgttaattcatcaacaattttgaaggaaataatgtCCTTAgaggaaatttcgccctggaccctcagcaagggtcaggagcgattttccaaattTTGCTCAAGATTAGCATTTTTCAACGTTCAAAatctcttcaagacatttcaaataGATCTTCTCACTGGCTCCCAGACTTTGCTCTATCCAACTTGGGAGAAAAAGTGCAATTttggt
The nucleotide sequence above comes from Cryptomeria japonica chromosome 11, Sugi_1.0, whole genome shotgun sequence. Encoded proteins:
- the LOC131068784 gene encoding serine/threonine-protein kinase-like protein At3g51990 isoform X2, translating into MLGMGYNWCQADRGVEVKNERPVKIEQFRYRELEIATGSFGGESLLGKGSHGCVYKGVLEGGKLVAVKRISSGLLELKDERAFVNEIEILSNLHSPRLVNLVGISHDSEEILMVVEFMANGTLHDVLNKNGKPPSWPRRIHIALQTAKAIQALHNAYPPVIHRDIKSSNVLIDQNWNAKLGDFGLALRGHLKDIQLNSTPPAGTMGYLDPSYISPANLSTKTDVFSFGILLLEIISSRNAIDVNYDPPSIVDWALPLIEQDQVLQLCDPRLRQPKSLSGIKRIAHIAASCIRADNEKRPSMNQVVDELKLVSRSFPLPLWNGLTSRMRQRSRQGKPHLTKGNTKEPSKRRFSRTTGFRLKPVTEECTTSSEPGIAMRCSRKKQSHFYQFTWYHSDARIVSQIFIFVIFS
- the LOC131068784 gene encoding serine/threonine-protein kinase-like protein At3g51990 isoform X1, with the translated sequence MLGMGYNWCQADRGVEVKNERPVKIEQFRYRELEIATGSFGGESLLGKGSHGCVYKGVLEGGKLVAVKRISSGLLELKDERAFVNEIEILSNLHSPRLVNLVGISHDSEEILMVVEFMANGTLHDVLNKNGKPPSWPRRIHIALQTAKAIQALHNAYPPVIHRDIKSSNVLIDQNWNAKLGDFGLALRGHLKDIQLNSTPPAGTMGYLDPSYISPANLSTKTDVFSFGILLLEIISSRNAIDVNYDPPSIVDWALPLIEQDQVLQLCDPRLRQPKSLSGIKRIAHIAASCIRADNEKRPSMNQVVDELKLVSRSFPLPLWNGLTSRMRQRSRQGKPHLTKGNTKEPSKRRFSRTTGFRLKPVTEECTTSSEPGIAMRCKHSRNLMDLFNETKECSKTKSVDWQVLAKSSHTFISLPGIIQTRELFLRSSSLSSFHDQGKNSFEDIRRAISLNDAKKHIKVNPALHLKQAPQATVSV